Proteins encoded together in one Nitrospira sp. window:
- a CDS encoding PAS domain S-box protein, with amino-acid sequence MKRVTLNLQAPYVGLRPFGERDAVLFFGREQHVQDLLDKLEGRQRFIAVLGASGTGKSSLVRAGLVPALHRGALTAAGHNWNVCIFKPGDAPLTNLAQALTEHPWWRDSEDRSDAVASLSASLARSPLALTELYRQKAQAMDGQALLLIVDQFEEIFRYRQKNVDEAESFINLLLRSASEDVPIYVVMTMRSDFLGNCVTFFGLPEAINHGIYLTPRLGPDQLKSIIASPLALVGGDIDPLLVSKLVNSLGGEDELPIMEHALLRMWNRARNNGRPTIEREDFETVCASREELVGQARLGYAIDNHASEIYCTLSAHQQIIARQLFLALVTRREERVVRRSQMLKQLVELVGEQERENLLFVIKAFRAQEAGFLFPQISTSLKDDNMIDISHESLFRQWDLFRWWLDEEGKDVEELREWQKRAVTQQEGGGWLDEYDCERAQRWLARIEERVSPAQWATRYGGLVSYRKIKQYIEESNKRVTLAKAKREGVWAHVAKAAVVRYEWVTFVMVLLTLVTLGVGTFMLGRVERSIVAAVWLPLLVLLLWSSSRLRAEYRQAQQESAWARAAEAALLQSQERNRAIVDTALDGVITIDAAGIVTEWNAQASAIFGWAREEAIGSLLSETIIPERDREAHASGIHEYLKTGVGPVLNRRIEIAARHRDGHEFPVEIAVSPARIGETYIFSAFVRDITDRRRAERRLASQYAVTRVLSESITLEQAVPRIIQAVGESLEWDLGVFWRLERQSGTLHCLNYWQALPGVTDGFITEMQSRVFKPGVGLPGRILESGSPVWIRDVALDPTFDRADLAAKTGVRSAFGFPIRIGRDIEGVIEFFSHQIRESDNELISIITDVGLKIGQFGERTREQTRTEEALRQTEAQLRQSQKMEAVGRLAGGVAHDFNNLLTVIRGYSELILGRLAPGDPVRREMDEVKKATDRAVGLTSQLLTFSRRQFVAAKVLDLNALVMNMDGLLRRLLGEDVVELSADLDPKLWAIKADPGQIEQVIMNLAMNARDAMPTGGKLTIQTKNVTIGKGGRRQTVMVEPGAYVLLEVKDTGHGMSEDTQAHLFEPFFTTKEKGKGTGLGLSTVYGVVKQSGGTITIESKKGQGTVCKIFFPKTNEIVESKQVVGETVRGAVGKERP; translated from the coding sequence ATGAAGCGTGTCACTCTTAACCTCCAAGCTCCGTATGTCGGCCTTCGGCCATTTGGCGAACGGGATGCGGTCCTGTTTTTCGGACGTGAGCAGCATGTTCAAGATCTGCTGGACAAACTTGAAGGTCGGCAACGATTCATTGCGGTGCTCGGTGCCTCAGGTACCGGGAAATCGTCACTCGTACGGGCCGGTTTGGTACCGGCGCTCCATCGTGGCGCACTCACGGCAGCCGGACATAATTGGAATGTCTGCATCTTCAAGCCGGGCGATGCGCCGCTCACTAATCTGGCCCAGGCACTGACCGAGCATCCCTGGTGGAGAGATAGTGAAGACCGTAGCGATGCAGTGGCATCGCTGAGCGCATCATTGGCGCGGAGTCCACTGGCGCTGACCGAACTCTATCGGCAGAAGGCACAGGCGATGGATGGCCAGGCACTGTTGTTGATCGTCGATCAGTTCGAGGAAATCTTCCGCTATAGGCAGAAGAATGTTGATGAAGCCGAATCCTTTATTAATCTATTGCTCCGCTCGGCATCCGAAGATGTGCCGATCTACGTCGTGATGACCATGCGGTCAGATTTTCTTGGAAACTGTGTAACCTTCTTTGGGCTACCGGAGGCAATCAACCACGGCATCTATCTCACGCCGCGGCTGGGGCCGGACCAGCTTAAGTCGATCATTGCCTCGCCGCTGGCACTAGTTGGTGGAGATATCGATCCGCTGCTGGTGAGCAAGCTAGTGAACAGCCTAGGGGGCGAAGATGAGCTACCGATCATGGAGCATGCTCTTTTACGCATGTGGAACCGAGCTCGTAACAATGGGCGCCCCACCATTGAGCGGGAAGATTTCGAAACAGTCTGTGCGTCGCGTGAGGAGCTAGTGGGTCAGGCCAGACTTGGTTATGCGATCGACAATCACGCTTCCGAAATCTACTGCACTCTCTCTGCGCATCAGCAGATCATTGCACGCCAGTTGTTCCTCGCGCTGGTTACGCGACGTGAGGAGCGAGTGGTGCGTCGGTCGCAGATGCTGAAACAGTTGGTCGAGTTAGTGGGTGAACAGGAACGAGAGAACCTACTGTTTGTGATTAAGGCCTTTCGCGCTCAGGAGGCTGGGTTCCTATTTCCTCAGATAAGTACATCACTTAAAGACGACAATATGATCGACATTAGCCACGAGAGCCTCTTCCGTCAGTGGGATCTGTTTAGGTGGTGGTTGGATGAAGAAGGTAAGGATGTCGAGGAGTTGAGAGAATGGCAGAAGCGTGCAGTCACGCAGCAAGAAGGCGGCGGCTGGCTTGATGAATACGATTGTGAGCGGGCACAGCGCTGGTTGGCTCGGATTGAGGAGCGAGTATCTCCGGCTCAGTGGGCAACGCGTTATGGTGGATTAGTCTCCTATCGAAAGATCAAACAGTATATCGAGGAGAGTAATAAGCGTGTGACTCTGGCCAAGGCCAAACGGGAAGGTGTCTGGGCTCATGTGGCGAAAGCGGCGGTCGTACGATACGAGTGGGTGACGTTTGTGATGGTCCTGCTGACGCTTGTCACCCTTGGAGTGGGGACGTTCATGCTTGGCCGTGTGGAACGGAGCATCGTCGCCGCTGTTTGGCTTCCCCTCCTGGTGTTGTTGCTCTGGTCGTCTAGTCGATTGCGTGCAGAATATCGGCAGGCTCAGCAGGAAAGCGCGTGGGCACGTGCCGCGGAAGCCGCGTTGCTCCAGAGCCAGGAACGGAATCGGGCGATCGTCGATACGGCTCTCGATGGGGTGATTACGATCGACGCGGCCGGTATCGTGACGGAGTGGAATGCGCAGGCCTCAGCCATCTTTGGTTGGGCGAGGGAAGAAGCGATAGGGAGTCTGCTGTCGGAGACCATCATCCCGGAGCGTGACCGCGAGGCCCATGCGAGCGGGATCCATGAGTATCTCAAGACCGGAGTCGGCCCGGTGCTGAATCGGCGGATCGAGATTGCGGCGCGGCATCGGGATGGGCATGAGTTTCCGGTTGAAATTGCCGTCTCACCGGCGCGGATTGGGGAAACCTACATCTTCAGCGCGTTCGTGCGCGACATCACGGATCGCCGTCGAGCCGAGCGGCGCCTGGCTTCCCAATATGCGGTGACGCGGGTGCTCTCTGAATCAATCACGCTGGAGCAAGCGGTTCCACGAATCATTCAGGCGGTTGGCGAGAGTCTGGAATGGGACCTCGGGGTATTCTGGAGGCTGGAGAGACAGTCGGGTACCTTGCACTGTCTCAATTATTGGCAAGCACTGCCTGGTGTGACTGATGGGTTCATTACCGAGATGCAGTCCCGAGTGTTTAAGCCGGGGGTGGGATTACCGGGCAGGATTTTAGAAAGCGGAAGTCCGGTTTGGATCAGAGATGTCGCGCTTGATCCTACCTTTGACCGAGCCGATCTGGCCGCTAAGACGGGGGTCCGGAGCGCGTTCGGGTTCCCGATCCGCATTGGTAGGGACATCGAGGGGGTGATCGAGTTTTTCAGTCATCAAATCCGTGAGTCGGATAACGAGTTGATCAGCATAATTACCGACGTCGGGTTGAAGATCGGCCAATTTGGTGAACGAACTCGGGAGCAGACTCGAACCGAGGAGGCCCTACGGCAAACCGAAGCGCAACTGCGGCAATCCCAAAAAATGGAGGCCGTCGGACGACTCGCTGGGGGGGTAGCCCACGATTTTAACAATCTGCTGACGGTCATTCGTGGATATAGCGAGTTGATTCTTGGTCGTCTTGCACCAGGGGATCCCGTCCGACGGGAGATGGACGAAGTGAAAAAGGCTACGGATCGGGCAGTTGGCCTGACGAGCCAGCTCCTGACGTTCAGCCGGCGACAATTTGTGGCAGCCAAGGTTCTGGACTTGAACGCGCTCGTCATGAATATGGATGGGCTGTTGCGACGGCTTCTCGGAGAGGATGTGGTGGAGCTCTCCGCGGACCTCGATCCGAAGCTCTGGGCCATCAAGGCAGATCCCGGCCAGATTGAGCAGGTGATTATGAATCTGGCGATGAATGCACGGGACGCGATGCCGACGGGAGGGAAGCTGACGATCCAGACGAAGAATGTCACCATCGGAAAGGGGGGCCGACGTCAGACGGTAATGGTTGAGCCTGGTGCCTATGTGTTGCTCGAGGTGAAGGATACCGGGCATGGCATGAGTGAGGACACGCAAGCGCATCTCTTTGAGCCGTTCTTTACGACGAAAGAAAAAGGGAAGGGAACGGGGCTTGGGTTGTCAACCGTCTACGGGGTCGTCAAACAAAGCGGCGGGACGATCACGATCGAGAGCAAGAAGGGACAGGGAACCGTCTGCAAGATCTTTTTCCCCAAAACGAATGAGATCGTGGAGTCAAAGCAAGTGGTTGGTGAAACGGTCAGAGGGGCAGTCGGCAAAGAACGGCCCTAG